A single window of Aspergillus oryzae RIB40 DNA, chromosome 8 DNA harbors:
- a CDS encoding uncharacterized protein (selenocysteine lyase): MTALDDLDLLPEDFPQPSPFMSEWPLRRDVVHMDHGSSGACPTKVLEHQNALRWELDRGSPEFFLSRWSPRHRAAKEALARFVHANYDELLLTPGSTLGLNIVTQSQQFQPGDELLTTNHAYSSVTMLLRHVANRDGAKVVIAQVPFPVASEEEIVQSILACVTERTRFAIIDHIVSRSGLVFPIKRIVQELADRGVDTLVDGAHGPGQVPVDLHDIGAAYYTTSCHKWMCAPRGVGFLYARRDRIRRLKPLIIARSGHWRDSDGAAYSWLEHTFEWNGCHDPSGVHSMPKIIEFLETALPGGHAAMVKRNHELAVDARRKVLGILGIDLPCPDDMIANMVVFPLPDSVLPETQGILPLCKTLWENDRAEIQCYHWPAYPKRIFRFSVQLHNSMEQYVWLAGKIKAALDEETRIAQAHAAEVNGLGT, encoded by the coding sequence ATGACAGCCTTAGACGACCTGGACCTCTTACCGGAAGACTTTCCGCAGCCGAGTCCGTTTATGTCAGAATGGCCTCTTCGGCGAGACGTGGTCCATATGGATCATGGCTCTTCAGGGGCCTGCCCGACGAAGGTGCTCGAGCACCAAAATGCGTTGCGATGGGAACTGGATCGTGGATCCCCCGAATTTTTCCTCTCTCGCTGGTCGCCTCGCCACCGCGCTGCGAAGGAGGCTCTAGCGCGCTTCGTGCATGCCAACTACGACGAGCTACTGCTGACCCCTGGTTCGACCCTGGGTCTCAACATCGTCACACAAAGCCAGCAGTTCCAGCCAGGCGACGAGCTACTGACGACCAATCATGCATACAGCTCGGTGACCATGCTCCTCCGACATGTTGCAAACCGGGATGGCGCCAAAGTGGTCATTGCGCAGGTTCCATTCCCCGTTGCatctgaggaggagattgtcCAAAGTATCCTGGCGTGTGTGACAGAACGAACCCGGTTCGCCATCATTGATCATATTGTCAGCCGTTCCGGCTTGGTGTTCCCCATCAAGCGCATTGTCCAGGAACTAGCGGACCGTGGGGTAGACACCCTCGTCGACGGTGCCCACGGCCCGGGGCAGGTGCCAGTGGATCTCCATGACATCGGGGCAGCATACTACACCACCAGCTGCCACAAATGGATGTGTGCTCCGCGCGGGGTGGGATTCCTGTACGCGCGTCGCGACCGGATCCGCCGTCTCAAGCCCCTGATTATTGCTCGCTCTGGCCACTGGCGGGACTCGGACGGGGCCGCCTACAGTTGGTTGGAGCATACCTTTGAGTGGAACGGCTGTCACGACCCATCTGGCGTGCATAGCATGCCAAAGATTATCGAGTTTCTTGAAACCGCGCTGCCGGGCGGTCATGCTGCCATGGTCAAGCGAAACCATGAGCTTGCTGTTGACGCGCGCCGGAAAGTGCTGGGGATACTTGGTATTGACCTTCCTTGCccagatgatatgattgcCAATATGGTGGTGTTCCCCCTTCCAGACTCGGTGTTACCAGAGACTCAGGGCATTCTCCCTCTGTGCAAGACGCTTTGGGAGAATGATCGTGCAGAGATCCAGTGTTACCACTGGCCGGCCTACCCGAAACGGATCTTCCGATTTAGTGTTCAGCTGCACAACAGCATGGAGCAGTATGTCTGGCTGGCGGGGAAGATCAAGGCCGCACTAGATGAGGAGACTAGAATAGCCCAAGCACATGCTGCAGAGGTCAATGGTCTTGGAACATAG